One Brassica napus cultivar Da-Ae chromosome C4, Da-Ae, whole genome shotgun sequence genomic region harbors:
- the LOC106445437 gene encoding protein kinase PINOID 2, which produces MINSTDKTVFIPKTLQMANSTKSYKDHESDYETSTAGPDSSRRTSWLSSSFTASPSCSSSISHPSNHHDLNTYNHQSKPHKANQIAWEAMARLRRRCGRAVGLEHFRLLKRLGSGDIGSVYLCQIRGSPEVAFYAMKVVDKEAVAVKKKLGRAEMEKKILGMLDHPFCPTLYAAFEASHYSFLVMEYCSGGDLYTARLRQQSKRFGISSTRFYAAETLVALEYLHMMGIVYRDLKPENVLIRGDGHVMLSDFDLSFKCNVVPQLLNHNDYDRQVHDDDDDDDFSICSTPSCTTTPLHPVISCFSPASSRRRRRKNVITTTIHETAECTSGSVKSNDVSRTFSRQPSSCSRVSSGLRDLSGGCPSIFAEPINARSKSFVGTHEYLAPEVISGQGHGSAVDWWTFGVFMYEMIFGTTPFKGDNNEKTLVNILKAPLTFPKVIVNSQKEYDNMVSAQDLITKLLVKNPKKRLGSLKGSIEIKRHDFFEGVNWALIRSIKPPWVPKEETNHKIKSDNRSVNYFLPPRFMMTRKERDEPYHVSNHFDYF; this is translated from the exons ATGATAAATAGTACTGACAAGACAGTTTTCATACCCAAAACGCTTCAAATGGCAAACTCCACAAAGTCTTACAAAGACCATGAGTCCGATTATGAAACCTCAACAGCCGGACCAGACTCCAGCCGCCGCACGAGCTGGCTAAGTAGTTCTTTCACGGCCAGTCCTAGTTGTAGTAGCTCTATATCTCATCCAAGTAACCATCATGACCTCAACACCTACAACCACCAATCAAAGCCTCACAAAGCCAACCAGATCGCATGGGAAGCTATGGCTAGGCTACGCCGACGCTGCGGCCGTGCGGTAGGGTTAGAACATTTCCGGCTTCTGAAGAGGTTAGGCAGTGGTGACATTGGAAGTGTGTACCTCTGTCAAATACGTGGAAGCCCGGAGGTCGCGTTTTACGCCATGAAGGTTGTGGACAAGGAGGCAGTGGCGGTGAAGAAAAAGCTTGGAAGGGcggagatggagaagaagattttAGGGATGCTTGATCATCCTTTTTGCCCAACTTTATACGCAGCGTTTGAGGCTTCTCATTACTCTTTTCTCGTCATGGAGTACTGTTCCGGTGGTGATCTCTACACCGCCCGCTTACGCCAGCAGTCAAAACGTTTTGGTATTTCCTCCACTAG GTTTTACGCCGCAGAAACACTAGTTGCTTTAGAGTATCTCCACATGATGGGAATTGTGTATAGAGACCTAAAGCCGGAGAACGTATTAATAAGAGGCGATGGTCATGTGATGCTCTCTGATTTCGATCTCTCTTTCAAATGCAACGTCGTTCCACAGCTCCTCAACCACAATGACTATGACCGTCAAGTccatgacgatgatgatgatgatgacttcaGCATATGCTCGACACCTTCTTGCACCACGACTCCATTACACCCCGTAATCTCCTGCTTCTCTCCCGCTTctagcagaagaagaagaagaaagaatgtTATTACCACCACAATACACGAGACAGCAGAATGTACTAGCGGATCCGTCAAAAGTAATGATGTTTCTAGAACGTTCTCTCGACAACCTTCTTCTTGTTCTCGTGTTTCAAGTGGGCTTAGAGATCTCTCCGGTGGATGTCCATCAATTTTCGCTGAACCAATCAACGCTCGTTCTAAGTCGTTCGTGGGAACACATGAGTACTTGGCGCCGGAGGTAATCTCAG GGCAAGGGCATGGAAGTGCAGTTGATTGGTGGACTTTCGGTGTATTCATGTACGAGATGATATTCGGGACGACTCCGTTTAAAGGCGATAACAACGAGAAAACGCTAGTAAACATTCTTAAAGCACCCTTAACATTCCCAAAGGTTATAGTGAATAGCCAGAAAGAGTACGACAATATGGTGAGTGCTCAAGATCTTATCACCAAATTACTGGTGAAGAACCCTAAGAAGAGGTTAGGGAGTCTCAAAGGCTCTATTGAGATCAAAAGACATGACTTCTTCGAAGGTGTTAATTGGGCACTAATCAGGTCAATAAAGCCACCTTGGGTCCCTAAAGAAGAGACTAATCACAAGATTAAGAGTGATAATCGTAGCGTTAATTATTTTTTGCCGCCGAGGTTTATGATGACTAGGAAGGAAAGGGATGAGCCTTACCATGTGTCTAatcattttgattatttttaa
- the LOC106445438 gene encoding non-specific phospholipase C2 — MLGEKKPKTKVIPTIDYLSIIKVSRLKKMSVQKCISPLTTILLLATTILYNNQVHATSPIKTIVVLVMENRSFDHMLGWMKKLNPEINGVDGSESNPVSASDPSSKKIQFGLGSHYVDPDPGHSFQAIREQIFGSNDTSKDPPPMNGFVQQAYSEDPTGNMSASVMNGFEPDKVPVYKTLVSEFAVFDRWFASVPSSTQPNRMFVHSGTSGGATSNDPKSLALGYPQRTIFENLDEADISFGIYFQNIPAVLFYRNLRKLKYIPKFHSYALSFKDHAKKGKLPGYAVIEQRYMDTKFEPANDDHPSHDVYQGQKFIKEVYETLRASPQWNETLLLITYDEHGGYFDHVPTPVRNVPSPDGIVGPEPFLFEFNRLGIRVPTIAVSPWIEKGTVVHGPNGSPFPSSEYEHSSIPATVKKLFNLSTPFLTKRDEWAGTFENILQIRKEPRTDCPETLPEPVKIRMTEANENAKLSEFQQELVQLAAVLKGDDVLTTYPKEIGKGMTVIQGKMYMEDAVKRFLEAGRLALDMGANKEELVHMKPSLTGRRH; from the exons aTGCTTGGAGAGAAGAAGCCTAAGACAAAAGTTATCCCCACCATTGATTATCTCTCTATCATCAAAGTCTCTCGTCTCAAGAAAATGTCAGTCCAAAAATGCATTTCACCACTTACAACGATTCTCCTACTAGCAACAACGATTCTATACAACAACCAAGTTCATGCAACAAGTCCAATCAAAACCATCGTAGTTTTGGTAATGGAAAATCGATCATTCGATCACATGCTTGGTTGGATGAAAAAACTAAACCCAGAAATCAACGGCGTAGATGGTTCGGAATCGAACCCGGTCTCAGCATCGGACCCTTCTTCAAAGAAAATTCAGTTCGGATTAGGTTCACATTACGTTGATCCGGATCCGGGTCATTCGTTTCAGGCGATAAGGGAACAGATATTCGGGTCGAATGATACATCCAAAGATCCTCCACCGATGAACGGGTTTGTTCAACAAGCATATTCGGAGGACCCCACTGGTAATATGTCTGCAAGTGTTATGAATGGATTCGAACCCGATAAGGTTCCTGTCTACAAGACACTCGTCTCTGAGTTCGCTGTCTTTGATAG ATGGTTTGCATCGGTTCCATCATCGACGCAACCAAACCGGATGTTCGTGCACTCAGGCACGTCGGGAGGAGCCACAAGCAACGACCCAAAGTCACTTGCATTAGGTTATCCTCAAAGAACCATTTTCGAAAATCTTGATGAAGCCGATATCTCTTTCGGAATATACTTCCAGAATATTCCGGCGGTATTGTTTTATCGAAACCTAAGGAAACTTAAATACATTCCTAAGTTCCATAGCTATGCCTTATCCTTCAAGGATCATGCAAAGAAAGGAAAGCTCCCTGGTTATGCTGTGATTGAGCAACGTTACATGGATACAAAATTTGAGCCAGCTAATGATGATCATCCATCTCATGACGTCTACCAAGGACAG AAGTTTATAAAGGAAGTGTACGAGACACTAAGAGCGAGCCCACAATGGAACGAAACCTTACTCTTAATCACTTACGACGAGCACGGTGGATATTTCGACCACGTTCCAACACCGGTTCGCAATGTGCCTAGCCCGGACGGTATAGTCGGACCAGAACCATTCCTATTCGAATTCAACCGCTTAGGTATTCGTGTACCAACAATAGCTGTGTCTCCATGGATCGAGAAAGGAACGGTCGTACATGGACCAAACGGGTCACCATTCCCATCATCTGAATATGAGCATTCTTCGATTCCGGCGACTGTAAAGAAACTATTCAATCTATCGACGCCTTTCCTCACAAAAAGAGATGAATGGGCAGGGACGTTTGAGAACATTTTGCAAATCCGGAAAGAGCCTAGAACTGATTGTCCCGAGACGTTACCCGAACCGGTTAAGATAAGAATGACGGAGGCGAATGAGAATGCTAAATTGAGTGAGTTTCAGCAAGAGCTTGTACAACTAGCTGCGGTTCTAAAAGGAGATGATGTACTTACAACATATCCTAAAGAAATAGGAAAAGGAATGACTGTGATTCAAGGGAAGATGTATATGGAAGATGCTGTGAAACGATTCCTAGAGGCTGGTCGTTTAGCTTTAGACATGGGAGCGAATAAAGAAGAGCTTGTTCATATGAAACCTTCCCTTACTGGAAGAAGACATTAA
- the LOC106445439 gene encoding ABC transporter G family member 32, translating to MWNSTENAFSRSSSLKDEVEEEEELRWVALQRLPTYSRIRRGIFRDDIGEHKEISIGNLEASEQRILLDRLVNSVDHDPQLFFARVRKRFDAVDLKFPKIEVRFQNLMVESFVHVGSRALPTIPNFIINMAEAFLRNIRLYGGKRSKLTILDNVSGIIRPSRLTLLLGPPSSGKTTLLLSLAGRLGNTLQTSGKITYNGYNLKEIVAPRTSAYVSQQDWHVAEMTVRQNLEFAGRCQGVGFKYDMLVELARREKLAGIVADEDLDIFMKSLALGGQETSLVVEYIMKILGLDTCADTLVGDEMIKGISGGQKKRLTTGELLVGPARVLFMDEISNGLDSSTTHQIIMYMRHSTHALEGTTVISLLQPSPETYELFDDVILMSEGQIIYQGPRDEVLDFFSSLGFSCPERKNVADFLQEVTSKKDQQQYWSVPFRPYRYVPPGKFAEAFRSFPTGKKLAKKLDVPFDKRFNHSAALSTSQYGVKRSDLLKINFSWQKQLMKQNAFIYVFKFVQLLLVALITMTVFCRTTMHHNTIDDGNIYLGSLYFSMVIILFNGFTEVPMLVAKLPVLYKHRDLHFYPSWAYTLPSWLLSIPTSIIESATWVAVTYYTIGYDPHFSRFLQQFLLYFLLHQMSLSLFRVMGSLGRHMIVANTFGSFAMLVVMTLGGFIISRDSIPTWWIWGYWISPLMYAQNAASVNEFLSPSWQKRAGNHTSDSLGVALLRERSLFTENYWYWIGVGALLGYTIIFNLLFTVFLAYLNPLGKLQAVVSREELDDRDRKRKGDEFVVELREYLQHSGSLHGKYFKNRGMVLPFQPLSLSFSNINYYVDVPLGLKEQGIQEDRLQLLVNITGAFKPGVLTALVGVSGAGKTTLMDVLAGRKTGGTIEGDVYISGFPKRQETFARISGYCEQNDVHSPCLTVFESLLFSACLRLPSDIDSETQKAFVHEVMELVELTSLSGALVGLPGVDGLSTEQRKRLTIAVELVANPSIVFMDEPTSGLDARAAAIVMRTVRNIVNTGRTIVCTIHQPSIDIFESFDELLFMKRGGELIYAGPLGQRSCDLIKYFECIEGVKKIKAGHNPAAWMLDVTSSTEEQRLGLDFAEIYKNSNLCRRNKELVEGLSKPSNISKKLEFPTRYSQSFYSQFVACLWKQNLSYWRNPQYTAVRFFYTVVISLMLGTICWKFGSKRDTQQELFNSMGSMYAAVLFIGITNATAAQPVVSIERFVSYRERAAGMYSALPFAFAQVFIEFPYVLAQSTIYSSIFYAMASFEWSAVKFLWYLFFMYFSIMYFTFYGMMTTAITPNHNVASIIAAPFYMLWNLFSGFMIPYKRIPLWWRWYYWANPVAWTLYGLLVSQYGDDEREVKLSDGVHKVMVKQLLEEVMGYKHDFLGVSAIMVVAFCLFFSVVFAFSIKTFNFQRR from the exons ATGTGGAACTCGACGGAGAACGCATTCTCGCGTTCGAGCTCGTTGAAAGACGAagtcgaggaagaagaagagcttcGATGGGTGGCGTTGCAGCGTCTGCCGACTTACTCTCGGATCCGCCGTGGCATTTTCAGGGATGACATCGGTGAGCACAAAGAGATCAGCATTGGTAACCTCGAAGCTAGCGAGCAGCGTATTCTACTCGACCGCCTTGTTAATTCCGTCGACCATGATCCTCAACTCTTCTTCGCTCGTGTCCGGAAGAGATTCGACGC AGTGGATTTGAAATTCCCAAAGATTGAAGTTCGGTTTCAGAATCTGATGGTGGAATCATTCGTTCACGTGGGAAGTCGAGCGTTACCAACAATTCCCAATTTCATCATTAACATGGCAGAA GCGTTTTTAAGGAATATACGTTTGTATGGTGGGAAAAGAAGCAAACTAACCATCTTAGACAATGTCAGTGGTATCATTAGACCTTCGag ATTGACACTCCTTCTCGGCCCTCCAAGTTCCGGAAAGACAACACTACTCTTATCTTTAGCTGGACGCCTTGGAAACACTCTTCAG ACATCAGGGAAAATAACTTACAACGGATACAATCTCAAAGAGATAGTTGCGCCAAGGACGTCTGCGTACGTCAGCCAACAGGATTGGCATGTGGCAGAGATGACAGTTAGGCAAAATCTCGAGTTTGCTGGTCGTTGTCAAGGTGTTGGATTCAAATATG atatgcTAGTGGAGCTAGCAAGAAGGGAAAAGCTTGCAGGAATAGTAGCTGATGAAGATCTtgatatatttatgaag TCTTTAGCTCTTGGGGGACAAGAGACAAGCCTCGTCGTGGAGTATATTATGAAG ATCTTAGGGCTGGACACATGTGCTGACACATTGGTTGGTGATGAGATGATCAAAGGAATCTCAGGAGGACAAAAGAAACGGCTCACAACAG GGGAACTGTTAGTAGGTCCAGCAAGAGTCCTTTTCATGGATGAAATATCAAATGGTTTGGATAGTTCAACGACTCATCAGATAATAATGTATATGAGGCATTCAACTCATGCGCTTGAAGGAACCACTGTCATCTCTTTACTTCAACCTTCTCCCGAGACATACGAGTTGTTCGATGATGTTATCCTTATGTCCGAGGGGCAGATTATCTACCAGGGTCCACGTGACGAGGTTCTTGACTTCTTTTCATCCTTGGGATTTAGCTGCCCTGAGAGGAAGAATGTTGCAGATTTCTTGCAAGAG GTTACTTCGAAGAAAGACCAGCAGCAGTACTGGTCAGTCCCTTTTAGGCCTTATCGCTACGTACCACCTGGGAAGTTTGCTGAAGCTTTTCGATCTTTTCCGACCGGCAAGAAATTGGCAAAGAAACTTGATGTTCCATTTGATAAACGTTTCAATCACTCAGCCGCATTGTCTACATCTCAATACGGTGTTAAGAGGAGTGACCTTCTCAAGATCAACTTCTCTTGGCAAAAGCAACTGATGAAGCAGAATGCATTTATTTATGTGTTCAAGTTCGTTCAG cTTCTTTTAGTTGCCTTGATCACAATGACTGTGTTTTGCCGGACAACAATGCATCACAACACTATTGATGATGGCAACATATATCTTGGGTCGCTTTACTTCTCCATGGTCATCATTCTCTTTAACGGATTTACAGAGGTTCCAATGCTAGTAGCTAAGCTTCCGGTTCTGTATAAGCACCGAGACTTGCATTTTTACCCGAGCTGGGCTTATACATTACCTTCCTGGCTTTTGAGTATTCCCACTTCAATAATAGAGTCTGCCACATGGGTAGCAGTCACGTATTATACAATCGGATACGATCCGCACTTCTCCAG GTTTCTTCAGCAGTTCTTGCTGTATTTCCTTCTGCATCAGATGTCATTGAGTCTTTTCCGGGTGATGGGTTCTCTAGGCCGACATATGATAGTTGCTAATACGTTTGGGTCTTTTGCAATGCTGGTGGTCATGACTCTTGGAGGCTTTATAATTTCCAGAG ATAGCATACCCACCTGGTGGATTTGGGGTTACTGGATCTCTCCATTGATGTATGCTCAAAACGCAGCTTCTGTTAACGAGTTCCTCAGTCCTTCTTGGCAAAAG AGAGCTGGGAATCACACCAGCGACTCTCTTGGTGTGGCATTGCTACGAGAAAGAAGTTTGTTCACTGAGAACTATTGGTATTGGATTGGTGTTGGTGCTTTGCTCGGATACACGATTATTTTCAATCTGCTCTTTACAGTCTTCTTAGCTTACCTCAACC CTTTGGGTAAGTTACAAGCTGTTGTATCCAGAGAAGAGTTGGACGACAGAGATAGGAAAAGGAAAGGCGATGAGTTTGTTGTGGAACTAAGAGAGTACTTACAGCATTCAGGCTCACTACATG GAAAATATTTCAAGAATAGAGGCATGGTTCTGCCCTTCCAACCGCTCTCTTTGTCTTTCAGCAATATCAATTACTATGTGGATGTTCCGTTG GGACTAAAAGAACAAGGGATACAAGAAGATAGATTGCAGCTACTTGTGAATATTACCGGAGCTTTTAAGCCAGGTGTGCTTACAGCGTTGGTGGGAGTAAGTGGTGCTGGCAAAACAACGCTGATGGATGTTTTAGCCGGAAGAAAAACCGGTGGGACGATCGAAGGAGATGTGTACATATCTGGTTTCCCAAAAAGGCAGGAAACTTTTGCAAGAATCTCAGGCTATTGTGAGCAGAACGATGTTCATTCTCCATGCCTTACTGTTTTTGAGTCTCTACTTTTCTCGGCATGCCTTCGTTTACCATCAGATATTGACTCAGAGACACAAAAG GCGTTTGTCCATGAGGTGATGGAGCTAGTGGAGCTAACCTCATTGAGTGGAGCATTGGTGGGTCTACCTGGAGTTGATGGCTTATCAACTGAACAGAGGAAAAGGCTGACTATTGCGGTTGAGCTAGTTGCAAACCCTTCTATAGTGTTCATGGATGAGCCAACTTCGGGATTGGATGCAAGAGCTGCTGCCATTGTGATGAGGACTGTTAGAAATATTGTTAACACTGGACGTACCATCGTCTGCACCATTCATCAGCCTAGCATTGATATTTTCGAATCATTCGACGAGCTTTTGTTCATGAAACGTGGTGGTGAACTCATATATGCCGGTCCacttggccagaggtcttgtgacCTTATCAAGTATTTTGAG tGTATTGAAGGGGTGAAAAAGATCAAAGCCGGTCATAATCCAGCAGCATGGATGCTTGATGTCACCTCATCGACGGAGGAACAACGACTTGGTCTTGATTTTGCTGAAATTTACAAGAACTCAAATCTTTGTCG ACGCAACAAGGAGCTGGTGGAAGGCCTCAGCAAGCCAAGTAATATCTCAAAAAAACTCGAGTTTCCGACCAGATACTCTCAGTCTTTCTACAGTCAGTTTGTTGCTTGCCTGTGGAAACAAAACCTGTCGTACTGGCGAAACCCGCAGTACACCGCGGTTCGGTTCTTTTACACGGTGGTCATCTCTCTAATGCTTGGCACAATCTGTTGGAAATTCGGCTCAAAGAg GGACACTCAACAAGAGTTATTCAATTCAATGGGATCCATGTACGCAGCCGTTCTCTTCATTGGAATCACCAACGCAACCGCTGCACAGCCTGTTGTTTCCATTGAAAGATTTGTTTCTTACCGCGAGAGAGCAGCTGGAATGTACTCGGCACTTCCCTTTGCTTTTGCACAG gtgTTTATAGAGTTTCCATACGTGCTAGCCCAATCCACTATATATAGTAGCATATTCTATGCGATGGCCTCATTCGAATGGTCGGCTGTGAAGTTCTTGTGGTACTTATTCTTCATGTACTTTTCGATTATGTACTTCACATTCTACGGGATGATGACTACAGCCATCACCCCAAACCACAACGTTGCTTCCATTATTGCTGCCCCTTTCTACATGCTCTGGAACCTCTTTAGCGGTTTCATGATCCCATACAAG AGGATACCGTTATGGTGGAGATGGTACTATTGGGCAAACCCGGTGGCGTGGACACTGTACGGTTTATTGGTGTCACAGTACGGTGATGATGAGAGAGAGGTGAAGCTATCGGACGGTGTTCATAAAGTTATGGTGAAACAACTACTTGAGGAAGTGATGGGATACAAACATGACTTCCTCGGTGTCTCCGCTATTATGGTCGTCGCCTTTTGCCTCTTCTTCTCGGTCGTCTTTGCTTTCTCCATTAAAACCTTCAATTTCCAAAGAAGATGA